The window CGATGGCCTGCGCGCCGGCGTCCGAGGTGGCGGTGCCGATCACGGTCGCGCCCTGCGCGGCCAGTTCGTCGGCGATGGCCGCGCCGATGCCGCGCGATGCGCCCGTCACCAGCGCCACTTCACCTTTCAGGATTTCGGTCATGCAATTCTCCCAAAGAGCTGTCTTTGACGCGGATCAGATCTGATGGGCACGGATAAACCTTTATAAATGGCTTTAATCCGCGCTCATCGGCTCTGATCCGCGTCGAAAAATCCTAGTTCCAATCTTCGAGCGCACCGGCAAACTCCGCCGGCGTGCCCAACGCGCGCGCGTCGAGCGACTTGTCGATGCGCTTGACCAGCCCGGCCAGCACCTTGCCCGGGCCGCATTCGCCGATGCACGAAACGCCGCGCGCGGCCAGCGCCTGCACGCAGCCGGTCCACTGCACCGGCAGGTAGAGCTGGCGCACCAGCGCGTCGCGGATGGCGTCGACGCTGTCGTGCGCGCGGGCGTCCACGTTCTGCACCACCGGCAGCGCCGGCAGGTGCCAGTGCAGGCCGGCCATCGTCTCGGCCAGCCGGTTGGCGGCCTCGCGCATCAGCGGGGTGTGCGAGGGCACGCTGACCGCCAGCTTCACCGCCTTGCGCACGCCCTTTTCCTGCAGCAGCGCCAGCGCGCGGTCCACCGCCGCGGCATCGCCGCCGATCACGATCTGGCCCGGCGAGTTGTAGTTGGCCGGCACCACGACCTGCGCGCCGGAGGCTTCGGAGCAGACCGCCTCGACCAGCGCGTCCTCGGCGCCGAGCACGGCCGCCATCGCGCCGATGCCGACGGGTGCGGCGTCCTGCATCAGCTGGCCGCGGATGCGCACCAGATGCGCGCCTTCCTTCAGCGACAAGGCGCCGGCCGCGACCAGCGCGGTGTATTCGCCCAGGCTGTGCCCGGCCAGCACGGCCGGTTGCGCGCCGCCCTGTTCGTTCCACAGCCGCCACACCGCCACGCCCGCGGCCAGCAGCGCCGGCTGCGTGTATTCGGTTCGGTTGAGCATTTCCTCGGGGCCGCCCTGCGACAGCGCCCACAGGTCGACGCCGGCGCCGTCCGAGGCTTCCTCGAACGTGGCCTTCACCGACGGATGCAGTTCCGACAGTTCGGCCAGCATGCCGACCGCCTGCGAGCCCTGCCCCGGGAACACGAGGGCGAGGGAATTGGAATGGGAAGCTTCGCTCACGCTGGAAAACCGTGCAGGAGATGCGCAGGCCCGGGGCCCGCAACAGGGCCGGGAATGATACGAGCAATTGCTCTAGCGCGTCTGTACCACTGCGTATGGTGGAGCCGCTTGCCGCAACCTGCGGCAAGCGGCCAGTCCCGCACGGTCAATCCAGATAGTCGACCACCTGCTGGACAGCATCGAGCTGGCGATCCCCGGCGTAGTCCCAGGCCAGCCCCAGGCAGGCCAGCGCCAGCAGCCCGCCGAGCGCCGCCGAACGCAGCGCCAGGATCGCCCCGGCGATGCGCCGCGCGCGTTCGCCCAGCCGGCCGGCGATGCGGGCGACGACGCCCAGCCGCTCGCCGGCCTGCCCCACGCCCATGCGCACCGGCGGCGCGGCATCGCGCAACGCCTCGACCAGGATGTCCGCGAGTTCCCGCTCCGGCGCATCGAAATAGCGCGACACGCCGGCGGCGAACACCAGCCAGTCGCGGACCTGCGCCTGTTCCAGCGGCATGACCTCGCGCGGGTCCTCCTCGAAATCGAGGAAACCGATCCGGCCGGCCTCGTCCACCGCGATGTTGCGCGCCAGCGGCTGGCCGATGCAGCCGCTGCGCGCGTGCACCTCCGCCAGCGCCCTAGCGGCGGCCAGCACCAGCCGCCGGCGCTCGTCCGGCCCGGCTCCGCGCAGGCGGGACGCCAGCGTCTCGCCGATGTCGCTCAGCAGCAGCACCTGCCCGCTTTCGCCCAGCACCTCGGGCACCCGCACCTGCAGCGCCGCGAGTTCGCCCAGGCGGCGGCGCTCGACCGCACGCGCCGCGTCGCCGCCCGGATGCGGCGGCGGGCGCAGCGCGGGCACGCCCAGCCGGCGCGCGGCCAGATCGAGCATACGCAGCCTGAGGCGGCGATCGCCGCGTTCGTAGGTTTTGAGCCAGGCCCTGCGGCCCTGCAAGCTCAACTGGGTCACCATGCGTGCCGCTTCCCTTGCCGGCCGTGTCGTTCGCCCTTCCGTCCCGCTCAGCGGATACGCGGCACGCGGAGGAACCCGGTCAAACGGAACCCGGTGCGCCGCGGGCGATGCCGGGCGCACGGGCATCGCTGGTGCGATCAATAGCGCAGCAACGCCGAACCCCAGGTGAAGCCGCCGCCGAAAGCTTCCAGCAGCACCAGCTGGCCGCGCTGCACGCGGCCCGAGCGCACCGCCTCGTCCAGCGCCAGCGGCACCGAACCCGACGAGGTGTTGCCGTGCCGGTCCACGGTGACGATCACCCGGTCCATCGGCATCGCCAACCGCTTGGCGGTGGCTTCGATGATGCGCAGGTTGGCCTGGTGCGGCACCAGCCAGTCCAGCGCGCTGCGGTCCAGGCCGTTGGATTCCAGCGCCTCGTCGACCACCGAATCCAGCGCCTTCACCGCGTGCTTGAACACCTCGTTGCCGGTCATCATCACCCGCACGCCGGCGTTCTTTTCTTCCGGCCGGAAGCCGGCGGACACGCCCACCGGGTTCCACAGCAATTCCTTCTTGCTGCCGTCGGCGTGCATGTGGGTGCTGAGGATGCCGGTATCGGTATCGGCCTTGAGCACCACCGCGCCGGCGCCGTCGCCGAACAGCACGCAGGTGCCGCGGTCGTTCCAGTCCAGCATCCGGGTCAGAGTTTCCGCGCCGATCACCAGGGCGGTCTTGGCCGCGCCCGAACGGATGAACTTGTCGGCGATGGTCAGCGCGTAGATGAAGCCGGAACAGGCGGCGTTGACGTCGAACGCCGGGCAGCCGGCCACGCCGAGCTTGTGCTGGATCAGGCAGGCGGTGGACGGGAAGATCAGGTCGGGCGTGGTGGTGCCGACCACGATCAGGTCCAGTTCGTCCGCGGCGACGCCGGCGGCTTCCAGCGCGCGCAGCGCGGCCCGGTAGCCGAGGTCGCTGGTGGTCTCGCCCTCCGCCGCCACGTGGCGCTCGCGGATGCCGGTGCGCGCGGCGATCCACTCGTCGCTGGTGTCCACCATCTTCGCCAGGTCGTCGTTGGTGAGCACCTTCTCGGGCAGGTAGCTGCCGGTGCCGGCGATGCGGGCGTAGAGGCGGCGGTCGGTCTGGCTCATGCGGACGGTGACTCCCTGGAACGAGCGGGCGGAGCGCGCTGAAAAGAAGCGCGAAGCGGACAAGAGTAGCCGATGCGGCCCTGCGCTGCGTCCGTCGCGGACGCGGGCGCCGTCGGCTCAATGGCGGCGAGCGGGCCGGCCTCCACGCGCCGGCCGATCAAATCACGGACGCAGAAACGCCAACGGCCGCGCCTGATGGCGCGGCCGGGCGTCGTGCGGGTCGGCGGCCTTGCGGCCGGCGATCACTCCTCGTCGACGACCTTGGTCTTCGGCGCGACGACCTGCTTGCCGCGGTAGTAGCCGTCGGCGGTCACGTGGTGGCGCAGATGGGTCTCGCCGCTGGTCGGATCGGTGGCCAGCTGCTTGGCGGACAGGGCGTCATGGGCGCGGCGCTGGCCGCGGCGGGACGGGGAAACACGGGACTTCTGGACGGCCATGGGACAACTCCAAGAAAAACGTTTGTGACGCGCGATGCGGCGATTATCGCACTATTCCTTCTTCCACCCCGACAACGCCGCGAACGGGTTGGCCTGGGCGGTTTCCTCCACGGTGGGCGCGAAGTCGCGCTCGACCGTTTCGGCATCGGGCGACACCGGCACCACCGGCAACGCCAGAATCAGTTCGTCCTCCACCAGCTCGGCCGGACGGAGCATGCCGTCGTCGGCCACCAGCAGGGCCTCGTAGTCCGGCGGCAGGGCCGCTTCGTCGGCCTCGTCGCGGATCAGGCCCAGCCGCTGCACCAGCCGCACCGGCAGCAGGAACCGCTGCAGGCTGCGCTGGCATTCCAGCGGCAGCTCCGCCTCGATCCGCAGTTCGGCGAACGGCACCCGCAGCGCGTCGGTGTCGAAGGCCAGCGTGTAGCGGGCCTCGCCTTCGGCATCGAGCAGGCTGCCTTGCAGGCGGGTCATCGACGCCAGCGGAACCCGGCCTTCGAACTCGCGCCGCGCCGCGACCATGCGCCAGACGTCCAAGACTTCTGGAACCCGGCTTGTCGGCTGTTCGGACATAAGCCGCAAAATGCTACGCGTCGCTGCCGATGCTGTCAAATCCCCCGCCAGTCCGCGAACCGCGCGCCGGCCGCCGGTTTGCGGCCCCCGCCCGCCTCGCGCAGACTGCGCGGATGGACATCGCCCTGCCCATCATCGTCGTCGCGCTCGCCGGCTTCGCGTTCTGGCTGGCCTTCCGCCTGCGCCGCGGCAGCCTGCAGCGGCAGCAGGCGATCTCGCAGCTGCTGGACGCCGCCGACGCGCTGGAAGCCCGCCTGCGCGCGGCGCGGGCCGAGATCGAGGCGGTCGCCGGCAGCGAGGAGAATCCGGTGCGCGCGGCGATGCAGGACCTGCTGCGGCAGCGGCTGTGGCTGCAGGACAACGCGCAGACCGCGAGCCTGGCACAGCTGCACGGCGTGCGCGACGCGCTGGACGCGGCCCGCGCCAGCATCGAACGGCAGCTGCAGCGGGTGGACCGCGCCCGCACCGGAGCGGCCTGACCATGCCGCGGCTGGTGCTGGCCTCGACCTCGCGCTACCGGCGCGAATTGCTGGAGCGGCTGCGGCTGCCGTTCGATGTCGCCCGACCCGAGGTGGACGAAACCGCGCTGCCGGGCGAACCCCCGCAGGCGCTGGCCGTCCGCTTGGCCGAGGCCAAGGCGCGTGCGGTCGCACGCGTGCTGGACGGCGACGGCTGGGCGCTGGGCTCCGACCAGGTGGCGGATCTCGCCGGCCGCGCGCTCGGCAAGCCGGGCCACCGCGAGGCCGCCATCGCCCAGCTGCGCGCGATGTCCGGCGGCGCGGTGCGGTTCCATACCGCGCTCTGTCTGGCCCATCCGGACGGCCGCGCGCTGGCCGCCATCGACTTGACCGAAGTGCGGTTCCGCACGCTGACCGACGCCGAGATCGAACGCTACGTCGATGCCGAACAGCCGTTCGACTGCGCCGGCAGCTTCAAGTCGGAAGGGCTGGGCATCGCCCTGTTCGAGGCGATCGACAACCGCGACCCGACCGCGCTGATCGGATTGCCGCTGATCGCGACCTGCGCTTTGCTGCGGCAGGCGGGATTCGCGTTGCCTTAGTCGTTTAGTCGTTGTCCGCGGCATCACGGTCGAACGGTGCGAAGCCCCAGCGCTTGAGCAGGGCCAGACGCTGCCGCGCGACAGCGGCCCGGTCGCCGTAGGCCTGTTCCATCAAAGCATCGTCCAGCCGCGGGTATTGCGCGCGGATCTGCCCAGCATAGCCGACCGCGCGCTGGTGCGCGCTCCACGCCTTCTTGCCCAGATGCAGGCCGTTGATGGTCGCGAATGCCACCGTGGCGACCAGCAGCGGACGCACCCAGCGCCGCCACGTCGTGCCGTCATCGCGCCACGCCAGCACCATCAGCCCCAGCCAGCCGATCCAGAACGGCAGCGAGAAACTGGCGTAGCGGGTCACGAAGGCGTGCTCGGCGCCGAACGTGCCGGCGCGGCCCAGCGCGGTGAGCAGCGCGCAGCCCAGCGCGAACGCCATCAACGCCAGCCATGGCCGCACCTGCGGGCGATGCCGGCAGCGCAGCGTCGCCGGCACCGCCATCAGCAGGGCGAGCAGCGTCCACCACGGCGCGAGCTTCTCGGCGAAGCGCAGCACGCCGCCGCCGAGATAGTTGAGCGAATACAGCGCCACCACGCCGGCGTCGGGCAAGGGCGCGGATGGCCCGCGCGCCGCCAGCAGCCACGCAACCATGCCGCCGCCGGCCAGCAGCCAAGGCAGGGCGAACGCGAAGCGTCGCGACCACGGCCATTCGCCGCGCGTTCCGATCAACGCAAGCGCCACCGGGAAGGCCGCCAGCGTGGTGGAGAAGCCCAGCACGCCGACCACCGCCAGCAGCACGCCGGCGAAATTCAACGCATGCGTGGGCCGCTCGAGCGTCAGGAAACGGATCGGTGCGACCGCGCCCAGCAGGCTGATGAACACCGCCACCTGCCAGCCCCATTGCAGGTTCGCCAAGTGGCCGGGATGGACGATCAGCAGCAGCATCGCCCACCACCAGCCGCGCCCCACCTGCGCGCCGCGCCAGCCGTTGGCGACGATGCGCCACAGCGTCCACGCCAGCAGCGCGTAGAACGCCCATCCGGCCACGCAGTCCAGCCACGGCCGCCCGCCCGACAGCCAGGTCGTGGCGAGCAGCACCGCATAGGCGGCGGAATGGAAGTGGCTGCCGTCGTGGAGGCGCCAGAACTGCGAGGCGGCCAGTTCGCCGTGCCGCCAGGCATCAATGATCGGCACCAGGTCGATGTGATCCCACAGCATCAGCGGCAGATGCAGCCACAGGGTGGCGGCCAGCAGTGCGCACAGCGCCAGCGGCAGCGCCCAGGCGGGAATCGGCGACGGGGGCGTGGCGATGCGCGCGGCCATCGGTCAACGCAGCTCGACGGGCTGCTCGACGCTGTCCTCGACCGCCCCGTCGCCGCCGGTGATCCGCAGGCCGAGCCAGTGCAGGCCCGCCGGCAGCCCGGAGGCGTCCACGTCGGCGACGAAGCGGATGGCGGGAACGGCCGGGTCGCGCGAGCGGCCTTGCAGGAACGTATCGACGATCCATCCGTTCTCGCCATCCCGCCGCGCGGTGGCGACCGCGCGGCCGTCCAGCAGCACCTCGACCTTGCGCACGCCGACGGTGTCCTTGACCGCCCACGCGGCGACCTCGAACCGCCTGCCGATCCGCGCGCCGGCTTCGGGTGCATCGACATGCGACACCGCCGGTGCGACGCAGGCCGCATCGTCACGGCTGGCCGGCAGCGCGAACAGCAAAAAGCGCTGGCGGCCGTGGCGCACGTTCAGCACCTGCGGCGGCGGCAGCGTGCCCACCAAGCCGCACAGGTGCTGGAAGTAGGCCACCTGTTCGCGCAGGTTGATGTGGTGGGTCGCGACCACCAACAGGGTCGGCGCGCTGCGCGAACCGTCGCTCTGCAAGCCCCACAGCGCCAGCTGCGGCGCGCGCCCGTGCTTGTGGTTCAAGGTGTGGTCGAGCGCGGGGATGTCGGCGTCGCCGCGCGCGAAGCCGAGCTCCGAAGCGATCTTGAAATCGCCGGCCAGCAGCCGGGTGTCCGGCGGCATCGACGCGAGCCGCGTGCGCACCGCTTCGTCCAGCTCCGTCCAGCCGGCGAAGTTGGCCGGATACAGCATGTCGTTGCTTCCGCGCTGGCCTTCCCCGGACGTGGTGGCGAGCGCGAAGTAGCCGAGCATACCCGCCAGCCCCAGCGCGGTGGTCGCCAGCGTGGCGATGCGCCAGAAGCGCGGCCAGCCCGCCAGCACCGCCGGCACCAGCGGCAGCAGCGCGACGAAGCCGGGCAGCGGCCAGTGGAAGCTGATCCGCTCGCGGTCGGCGAAGAAGCCCAGCGCGAGGAAGCCCAGCACGATCAGCGCGCCGCACAGCGCCAGCCAGCGCGCCGCCGGGCGCGGATCGCGCAGGCCGCGCCATGCGGCCACGGCCATCGCCGCCAGCAGCAGCGGCGTGGCGGTCATCAGCTGCATCAGGCCCAGTTCGATGCCGGCGCTGCCGAACTGCCACGGGTGCCGATCCACCAGCTGGAAGCGCAGGCCGGCGTCGGCGTTGTGCAGGTTCCACAGCAGCAGCGGCAGCCAGGCCAGCGCGCCGACGGCGACGGCCACCCACACGCGCCAGTCGCGCAGCGCGCCGCGTCCCTCGCGCAGCATCAGCAGCACCGCGAAGCCGACCGCGATCACCGCCGCGAAGCGATAGTGCGTGAGCCCGCCCATCGCCAGCCCGAGCGCCAGTTCCAGCGCGGCGACGCCGCTCACCCGACGCAGCAGGCGCAGGCCGGCGTCCAGGCACAGCAGCGTCGCCAGCAGCAGCGGCACGTCGGGCAGCGCCAGCACGCCCAGCGTGCCGGCCAGCGGCAGCAGCAGAGCCAGCAGGCCGGCGCGATAGCCGGCCTTGGCGTCGATTTCGCGCGCGGTCATCCGCACCAGCAGCCACGGCACCAGCGCGCCGATGAGCAGGAACGGCATCCGCAGGCCGAGCTCGTGCTGGCCGAACACTGCCACGCCCAGCCGCGCCAGCCAGGCGGTCAGCCCCGGCAGGTCGGAATAGGCCCAGGCCAGATGCTGGCCTTCCTGCCAGTAGAAGGCTTCGTCGACGAACAGCGGCACCTGCGCCGCCAGCGCCAGCTTGAGCGCACACAGCAGCAGCCACGTGCCGACGAACCCTCGCCGGGCCGACCGCGCCGCTTCCGCGTTCCCTGCATCCCGCATGTCCGGGCGTCCTCGCTACACTCGCTGCACTTCCCGAGAATCCATGCCCAACGACATGTCCGCGACCTCGGCACCGGCGCAAATGCTACCCGATGCACTGAAACAGGCCCTGCGCGAGGCGCAGGCGCAGGTGAACACGCTGGTGCTGGGCAAGCCCGCGCAGGTGCGGCTGGCCTTCGTGGCCCTGCTGGCCGGCGGGCACCTGCTGATCGAGGATCTGCCCGGCCTCGGCAAGACCACGCTGGCGCACGCGCTGGCGGCGACGCTGGGGCTGGACTTCGCGCGCGTGCAGTTCACCTCCGACCTGCTGCCTTCGGACATCCTCGGCGTGTCGGTGTACGAGGCGCAGGCGCGGCGCTTCGAGTTCCATCCCGGCCCGGTGTTCACCCACGTGCTGCTGGCCGACGAGATCAACCGCGCGCCGCCGCGCACCCAGAGCGCGCTGCTGGAGGCGATGGCGGAGCACCAGATCAGCCTCGACGGCCAGACCCGCGCCCTGCCCGATCCGTTCCTGGTCATCGCCACGCAGAACCCGGTGGACCTGTCCGGCACCTACCCGCTGCCGGATTCGCAGCTCGACCGCTTCCTGCTGCGGCTGGCGCTGGGCTATCCCGACGAGGCGGCGGAACGCGCGCTGCTGGCCGGCGCCGACCGCCGCGACCTGATCGCGGGCGTCGCGCCGCTGCTGGACGCGCCGCGCATCCTCGCGCTGCGCCGGGCGGTGCTGGACGTGCACGCCAGCGATGCGCTGCTGGACTACGTGCAGGCGCTGATCGCGCGCAGCCGCAAGCAGCCGGGCGTGCGTGTGGGGCTGTCGCCGCGCGCCGGGCTGGCGCTGCTGCGCGCGGCGCGGGCGCACGCGCTGCTGCTGGGGCGCGGCCACGTGATTCCCGAGGACGTGCAGGCGCTGTTCCCGGCGGTCGCAGAACACCGACTGGTGGCGGACGCCGACGCCTCCGCCGCCGGCCTGGCGAAGGCGATCCTGCACGCGGTCGCGGTGGACTGAGTGTTCGCGGCGCTGCGCAGGCGCATCCGCGCGTTGACGCGTCCGCGCGCGCTGGAGGCGTTGCCTGCGCGGCTGGACCGCCACCGCATCTACGTGCTGCCGACCGCCAGCGGCCTGTTCTTCGGCCTGCTGCTCGGCACGATGCTGCTGGGCGCGCTGAACTTCAACAACAATCCGGCGCTGCTGCTGGCGCTGCTGCTGGCCGGCGCGGCGCTGGCCAGCCTGATCGCCGCGCACATGCAGCTGTCCGGGCTGCGCATCGACGCGGTGGCGGCCGAGCCGGTGGCCGCCGGCGAAGCCTTGCATCTGCGCATCGCGCTGGCGGCCGACGACGCGCGCCAACGTCGCGGCCTGCGCATCGCGCATGAGGAACACGCCGCGCACGTCGCGCTGGACCCGCGCGGCACCACCGCCGAACTGCGCCTGCCCACCGCGCGGCGCGGCCTGATGCCGGTGCCGAAGCTGGAGCTGTCCACCGTGCAGCCGTTGGGGCTGGCGCGCGCCTGGGCCTACGCGTGGCCGGCGCAGTCGCTGCTGGTCTATCCCGCGCCGGAAGCGCAGGCGCCGCCGCTGCCGGTGCCCGCCGGCGAGCAGGGCCATCCGCAGGCCGCGCGCGCGGGCGACGAGCCGCACCATCTGCGCGCCTATCGTCCGGGCGACGCACCGCGCTCGGTGGCGTGGAAAGCCTCGGCCCGCCACGACAACCTGCTGGTGCGCGACTACGAGCAGCAGCGCGGCGGCGAACTGCTGCTGGACTGGCAGCACACCGCCGGCCTGCCCTACGAACAGCGCATCCGCCGGCTGGCGCGCTGGATCGACGACGCCGAACGCGAGGGCCGCCGCTACGCACTGCAACTGCCGGCGCAACCAGTGATCGCGGGCGACCAGGGCGCATCGCACCGGCACCGCTGCCTGCGCGCGCTGGCGCTGCTGCCGCAGGATGCATCCCCGTTGGAGCAGGCCGATGGCTGACGCGCATTCGCCGCAGATGGGCCGCGCCGCGCGCGTGCAGGTCCAGCTTGCGGCGGCGGCCTGCCTGCTGCCGCTGCTGCTGCAACTGCCGGCGTCGCTGGGCATCGGCTTCGGCCTCGGCGCGCTGGCGGTGATCGCGGCATCGTGGCGCAGGCCGATGCCGGCCCTGCTGCGCCTGATGCTGGGCGGCTGCGCGCTGCTGGCGGTGGCGCTGGTCGCGCCCGGCATCGGCCGCGACACCGCCTGCGCGGTGCTCGCCGCGATGCTTGCGCTGAAGCCCGCCGAAACCTCCACCCTGCGCGACGGCCGCAGCCTGGTCGGCTTCGGCCTGTTCGCGCCGTTCGCCACCTTCCTGCTCGACCAGGGGCCGATCAGCCTGCTGCTGGCGCTGGCGGCGGTGCTGCTGGCGCTGCTCGCCTTGCAACGCCTTGCCGCCGACGAGGGCGAAGTGGCGCAGGTGTCCGCACGCGGCGCGACCGTAGGCGTCGTGCGCCTGTTCGCGCTCGGCCTGCCGCTGGCACTGGCGGCGTTCTGGCTGTTCCCGCGCCTGCCCACGCCGCTGTGGGGCCTGCCGCAGCGCTCCATCGCCACGCCCGGCCTGTCCGACACGATGACGCCCGGCGGCATGTTCGACCTGCTGCTGGACGACAGCCCCGCCGCGCGCGTGCAGTTCTTCGGCGCGACGCCCGCGCCGCAGCAGATGTACTGGCGCGGCCCGGTGCTGTGGGATTTCGACGGCCGCACCTGGCGGCAGGCGCACGACCTGCAACGCTACCCCGCCGCGCCGATGCAATCCGCGGGCGCGGGCTGGGACTACCGCATCGATCTCGAACCCACCGAGAACAGCCAGCTCATTGCGCTCGACTTGCCCACGCAGCTGCCCGACGGCGCCTACGCCAGCCGCGACTACACGCCGTGGGCGACCGCCGCGCAGTACAACGTCTCGCGTTGGCGCATGCGTTCCGCGCCGCCGGTCTCGTTCGAGGCCGACCTGCCGCCGCCGCTGCGCGCCCGCGCGCTGGCGCTGCCGCCGGGCTACAACCCGCGCACCGTCGCGCTGGGCAGGCAGTGGCGGCGCGAGGCCGGCAGCGCTGCGCGAGGCCGCGCCGACGCCGCCATCGCCGAGCGCGCGCTGGCGATGATCCGCCGCGATTTCGCCTACACCCTCAACGTGCCGCCGGCCGGCCGCAACGAGGTCGACGATTTCCTGTTCGACCGCAAGGAAGGCTATTGCGAGCACTTCAGCTCCGCCTTCGTGGTGCTGATGCGCGCCTCCGGCATCCCCGCGCGCGTGGTCACCGGCTACGCCGGCGCGTACCGCAACCCGATCGGCGGCTACTGGCTGGTGCGCAAGTCCGACGCGCACGCATGGGCGGAAGTGTGGCTGCCGGCGCGCGGCTGGGTGCGCGTCGATCCCACCGCGGCGGTCGCGCCCGAGCGCGTGTACGACACCATCGCCGACCGCCAGCCGGGCCGCATCGCCGGGCTCGACGCGCTGGTGCCGGTGTTCAACGCCGGCGACTGGCTGCGGCGCGGCTGGAACGACTTCGTGCTGGGCTTCAACGCGCAGCGCCAGCAAAGCCTGCTCAAACCGCTGGGCTTGGACAAGCTGGGCGCGAGTGCGCTGGCGGCGCTGTTCGGCGCCATCGCCGCGCTCGCGCTGGCATGGATGGCCTGGCTGATCGCGCGCGGCGAGCGCCAGCGCGATCCGCTGCTGCGCGCCTGGCATGCGCTGGAAGCGCGCTATCGCAGGCTGGGGCGCGGCCGCGCGCCGCACGAGGCCGCGCAACGCTGGGCCGCGCGCGTAGCCGCCGACCGGCCGCGCGCCGGCGAACATCTGGCGGCGCTGGCGCGGCGCGTCTCCGATGCACGCTATGCGCCGATCGCTTCACGCGAAGCGCTGCGCGAACTGGTGCGCGACCTGCGGCGGCATCGCCCGTGATGTGCATGCGTGCGCAGGCGACACGCCTCAAGGCCTATCGCCGGAGGCGGATGCCCGCCGCGTGCGCGTCCTTGTTTTCTGACGCGGATCGACGCGAAAAAAGCGGATCAAACGCTCTTGAATCCGTGCCGATCCGCGCTCAATGGCCTTGGACGCGCAAGGCCGTCATGTGGCTCAGGGCGTGCCGAATCGCCCCAGCGGCGCGCCGGCCAGCAGGTGCAGATGGATCTGGAACACGGTCTGCCCGGCGTCGCCGTTGCAGTTCATGACGATGCGATAGCCGTTCTCCGCGAACCCCTCCTGTTTCGCGTAGCGCGCGGCGGCGGTGGCAAGACGGCCGACCACGACGGCGGCGTCCTCGTTCACGTCGTTGAGCGTGGCGAAATCCTGTTTCGGCACGAACAGCACGTGCACCGGCGCCTGCGGGGCGATGTCGCGGAACGCGATCAGGTGCTCGTCCTCGTGGACGATGTCGGCGGGGATTTCGCGGCGGATGATCTTGTGGAAGATGGTGTCGGACATGGGCGAGGCGCGGTCGGAAGGAACCAGCGCCGAGTGTAGGGCAACGGCCGGTTCACACCGTCCCACTCACTCCCGGATTTCGACGCGGCTGCCGAACGCGTGCGACAGCGTGCCGCGGTCCACGTATTCCAGCTCGCCGCCCAGCGGCAGGCCGTGCGCCAACCGGCTGGGCTGCACGCCGCGCGCGCGCGCCAGCTGCGCCAGGTAGTGCGCCGTCGCCTCGCCTTCCACGGTGGGATTGGTGGCGACGATCAGCTCGCGCACCTCGCCTTCCTCCAGCCGCTGCGCGAGCAGGTCGAGGCCCAGCTCGCGCGGGCCGATGCCGTCCAGTGGGCTGAGCCGCCCTTGCAGCACGAAGTACAGGCCGCGGAAGCCGGTGGCCTGCTCGATGGCGAGCCGGTCGGCCGGCGTTTCCACCGCGCACAGCAGCTGCGCGTCGCGCGCGCTGCTGGCGCAGGTGGGACACAGCTCGGTCTCGCTGAAGTCGCGGCAGCGCTTGCAGTGGCCGATGCGCTCCATCGACTCCGCCAGCGCATCGGCCAGCCGCCGGCCGCCGTCGCGCTGGCGCTCCAGCAGGTGGTAGGCCATCCGCTGCGCGGATTTCTGGCCCACGCCGGGCAACACGCGCAGGGCGTCGATGAGTTGTTCGAGGAGGGAGACAGTCATGTGTTCTTGATCGTCATTCCCGCGAAGGCGGGCTACT is drawn from Thermomonas brevis and contains these coding sequences:
- the fabD gene encoding ACP S-malonyltransferase; the encoded protein is MLAELSELHPSVKATFEEASDGAGVDLWALSQGGPEEMLNRTEYTQPALLAAGVAVWRLWNEQGGAQPAVLAGHSLGEYTALVAAGALSLKEGAHLVRIRGQLMQDAAPVGIGAMAAVLGAEDALVEAVCSEASGAQVVVPANYNSPGQIVIGGDAAAVDRALALLQEKGVRKAVKLAVSVPSHTPLMREAANRLAETMAGLHWHLPALPVVQNVDARAHDSVDAIRDALVRQLYLPVQWTGCVQALAARGVSCIGECGPGKVLAGLVKRIDKSLDARALGTPAEFAGALEDWN
- a CDS encoding serine/threonine protein phosphatase, with product MLDLAARRLGVPALRPPPHPGGDAARAVERRRLGELAALQVRVPEVLGESGQVLLLSDIGETLASRLRGAGPDERRRLVLAAARALAEVHARSGCIGQPLARNIAVDEAGRIGFLDFEEDPREVMPLEQAQVRDWLVFAAGVSRYFDAPERELADILVEALRDAAPPVRMGVGQAGERLGVVARIAGRLGERARRIAGAILALRSAALGGLLALACLGLAWDYAGDRQLDAVQQVVDYLD
- a CDS encoding beta-ketoacyl-ACP synthase III; translated protein: MSQTDRRLYARIAGTGSYLPEKVLTNDDLAKMVDTSDEWIAARTGIRERHVAAEGETTSDLGYRAALRALEAAGVAADELDLIVVGTTTPDLIFPSTACLIQHKLGVAGCPAFDVNAACSGFIYALTIADKFIRSGAAKTALVIGAETLTRMLDWNDRGTCVLFGDGAGAVVLKADTDTGILSTHMHADGSKKELLWNPVGVSAGFRPEEKNAGVRVMMTGNEVFKHAVKALDSVVDEALESNGLDRSALDWLVPHQANLRIIEATAKRLAMPMDRVIVTVDRHGNTSSGSVPLALDEAVRSGRVQRGQLVLLEAFGGGFTWGSALLRY
- the rpmF gene encoding 50S ribosomal protein L32, which codes for MAVQKSRVSPSRRGQRRAHDALSAKQLATDPTSGETHLRHHVTADGYYRGKQVVAPKTKVVDEE
- a CDS encoding YceD family protein, whose product is MSEQPTSRVPEVLDVWRMVAARREFEGRVPLASMTRLQGSLLDAEGEARYTLAFDTDALRVPFAELRIEAELPLECQRSLQRFLLPVRLVQRLGLIRDEADEAALPPDYEALLVADDGMLRPAELVEDELILALPVVPVSPDAETVERDFAPTVEETAQANPFAALSGWKKE
- a CDS encoding Maf family protein, which translates into the protein MPRLVLASTSRYRRELLERLRLPFDVARPEVDETALPGEPPQALAVRLAEAKARAVARVLDGDGWALGSDQVADLAGRALGKPGHREAAIAQLRAMSGGAVRFHTALCLAHPDGRALAAIDLTEVRFRTLTDAEIERYVDAEQPFDCAGSFKSEGLGIALFEAIDNRDPTALIGLPLIATCALLRQAGFALP
- a CDS encoding glycosyltransferase family 39 protein, whose product is MRDAGNAEAARSARRGFVGTWLLLCALKLALAAQVPLFVDEAFYWQEGQHLAWAYSDLPGLTAWLARLGVAVFGQHELGLRMPFLLIGALVPWLLVRMTAREIDAKAGYRAGLLALLLPLAGTLGVLALPDVPLLLATLLCLDAGLRLLRRVSGVAALELALGLAMGGLTHYRFAAVIAVGFAVLLMLREGRGALRDWRVWVAVAVGALAWLPLLLWNLHNADAGLRFQLVDRHPWQFGSAGIELGLMQLMTATPLLLAAMAVAAWRGLRDPRPAARWLALCGALIVLGFLALGFFADRERISFHWPLPGFVALLPLVPAVLAGWPRFWRIATLATTALGLAGMLGYFALATTSGEGQRGSNDMLYPANFAGWTELDEAVRTRLASMPPDTRLLAGDFKIASELGFARGDADIPALDHTLNHKHGRAPQLALWGLQSDGSRSAPTLLVVATHHINLREQVAYFQHLCGLVGTLPPPQVLNVRHGRQRFLLFALPASRDDAACVAPAVSHVDAPEAGARIGRRFEVAAWAVKDTVGVRKVEVLLDGRAVATARRDGENGWIVDTFLQGRSRDPAVPAIRFVADVDASGLPAGLHWLGLRITGGDGAVEDSVEQPVELR